ATTTGTAAAAAAGATAATTCACCAAACACCCGTAAAGTGAAAACCTCTTTATATGGTTCATCTAAAAAATGAAGTATTTTATGTATTTCCCATGCTATTTCACTATTTATTAACTTTTGTTCAATACACTCGCCTTCATCTTCTTCATGAAATTCATCTGTAATATGTTTATTTTTTTGATATATAGAAAAACAAGTATTTTTTGCTATTTGACACAGCCAAACTCGCATTTTACAGTCTCCTTTAAACTTGTCTATACTTTTCAAAGCCTTGAAAAACGTTTCCTGGGTTATTTCCTCTGCCAAAGTTTCATTACGACATAGTGACAAGGCATATTTATAGACATCAGCAAAATATTGAGAGTATATAACTTCAAAATCAGTCACAGTTTCACCTCGCTCTCATACATAAGACTCTTGAAACTGAATTCTGTTACAATATTTAAAAAATTTTAGTATGCTGCTTAACACATTTGCCTAAATTTATATGAATTAATTTACAAACAAATCATGTCGTTTTATACACAATTTTACATATAGCCGACTATGCTGTAAAGATACCTGTCAGACTGCATGTCAGATTGACAAGGGAAGGAATA
This genomic interval from Clostridium kluyveri contains the following:
- a CDS encoding RNA polymerase sigma factor; translated protein: MTDFEVIYSQYFADVYKYALSLCRNETLAEEITQETFFKALKSIDKFKGDCKMRVWLCQIAKNTCFSIYQKNKHITDEFHEEDEGECIEQKLINSEIAWEIHKILHFLDEPYKEVFTLRVFGELSFLQIAELFEKTESWARVTFHRAKIKVKGRLK